Proteins from a single region of Urocitellus parryii isolate mUroPar1 chromosome 4, mUroPar1.hap1, whole genome shotgun sequence:
- the Fam168a gene encoding protein FAM168A isoform X4 yields the protein MNPVYSPVQPGAPYGNPKNMAYTGYPTAYPAAAPAYNPSLYPTNSPSYAPATLLMKQAWPQNSSSCGTEGTFHLPVDTGTENRTYQASSAAFRYTAGTPYKVPPTQSNTAPPPYSPSPNPYQTAMYPIRSAYPQQNLYAQGAYYTQPVYAAQPHVIHHTTVVQPNSIPSAIYPAPVAAPRTNGVAMGMVAGTTMAMSAGTLLTTPQHTAIGAHPVSMPTYRAQGTPAYSYVPPHW from the exons GTTACCCTACAGCCTACCCGGCAGCGGCCCctgcctacaatcccagcctgtACCCAACCAATAGCCCAAGTTATGCTCCAG CCACTCTGCTGATGAAACAGGCCTGGCCACAGAACTCGTCTTCCTGTGGCACTGAAGGCACCTTCCACCTCCCAGTGGACACCGGGACCGAGAACCGAACTTACCAAGCATCCTCTGCGGCTTTCA GATATACTGCAGGGACTCCATACAAGGTCCCACCGACCCAGAGTAATACTGCTCCACCCCCCTACTCCCCATCACCCAACCCCTATCAGACGGCCATGTATCCAATCAGAAGTGCCTACCCCCAGCAGAATCTGTATGCACAG GGAGCCTACTATACACAGCCGGTGTACGCTGCCCAGCCCCATGTCATCCACCATACCACGGTCGTCCAGCCCAACAGCATTCCCTCTGCCATCTACCCGGCGCCTGTTGCTGCCCCCAGGACCAATGGCGTGGCCATGGGCATGGTGGCCGGCACCACCATGGCAATGTCAGCAG GTACTCTGCTGACTACACCCCAGCACACCGCGATTGGGGCACACCCTGTCTCCATGCCAACATACAGGGCCCAAGGAACCCCTGCATACAGCTACGTGCCCCCGCACTGGTAA
- the Fam168a gene encoding protein FAM168A isoform X3, with amino-acid sequence MNPVYSPVQPGAPYGNPKNMAYTGYPTAYPAAAPAYNPSLYPTNSPSYAPEFQFLHSAYATLLMKQAWPQNSSSCGTEGTFHLPVDTGTENRTYQASSAAFRYTAGTPYKVPPTQSNTAPPPYSPSPNPYQTAMYPIRSAYPQQNLYAQGAYYTQPVYAAQPHVIHHTTVVQPNSIPSAIYPAPVAAPRTNGVAMGMVAGTTMAMSAGTLLTTPQHTAIGAHPVSMPTYRAQGTPAYSYVPPHW; translated from the exons GTTACCCTACAGCCTACCCGGCAGCGGCCCctgcctacaatcccagcctgtACCCAACCAATAGCCCAAGTTATGCTCCAG AGTTTCAGTTCCTGCATTCAGCTTATG CCACTCTGCTGATGAAACAGGCCTGGCCACAGAACTCGTCTTCCTGTGGCACTGAAGGCACCTTCCACCTCCCAGTGGACACCGGGACCGAGAACCGAACTTACCAAGCATCCTCTGCGGCTTTCA GATATACTGCAGGGACTCCATACAAGGTCCCACCGACCCAGAGTAATACTGCTCCACCCCCCTACTCCCCATCACCCAACCCCTATCAGACGGCCATGTATCCAATCAGAAGTGCCTACCCCCAGCAGAATCTGTATGCACAG GGAGCCTACTATACACAGCCGGTGTACGCTGCCCAGCCCCATGTCATCCACCATACCACGGTCGTCCAGCCCAACAGCATTCCCTCTGCCATCTACCCGGCGCCTGTTGCTGCCCCCAGGACCAATGGCGTGGCCATGGGCATGGTGGCCGGCACCACCATGGCAATGTCAGCAG GTACTCTGCTGACTACACCCCAGCACACCGCGATTGGGGCACACCCTGTCTCCATGCCAACATACAGGGCCCAAGGAACCCCTGCATACAGCTACGTGCCCCCGCACTGGTAA